The nucleotide window ttccaagatatctatatatataaaagaaagtcgtgtaagttacactattcataactgaagaacggctgaatcgatttgactgaaaattggtgggcaggtagcttagaaccaggaaacggacataggataatttttaccccattttctattttttattccgcgcggacggagtcgcgggtaaaagctagtgttaaataaattacatgatttataaaaatataaagtatttacttgAATTCCAAAACAAACTCTTaattaaagacaaaataaaatttacactaaaacatgtaaattccaagatatttatgatataatatatttcctgatataaaaatataatattagttactattattttacaaaattactataCTATATCACACAATtcacaaaataagtaaaaaagatGGCCGTCACATATAGATTTGacgttttatgttattttggatataaacaaagtatatacaaaaatatacccacattaatgaaatttcaacagaaattgatttaattaacagACATAATATGtagatgtaaattattaatattatgtcataattaaattagttttgtcaaaaaagtatttcctaccaattaatttatctatttacattttttttttcttttgaacaCCATTTGAAGTTTTCATCTTTTGTATaggatttttaatatctttgttaTGAACAAGTTTAATATGAGATTCTAGATCATTTTTCTCATAGAAACCCACACCACATCCACATATGTTTGGAAAAGGTTTGTGAAGGACAGAATGTGCTTTTAGAGTGCTTTTTGCAACAAATCTCATCTCACACTGGTCACATTGTAATGTCTTTTTGTACCCAGATTTTTTGCCATAAAAAGTCCTAATTTTCTCTCTCCTTTCTTCACGTCTGGAAAAGCAAGCAAGATTAGATAaagtgtaaatatattaatgcaTAGAAATGAAAAAGGTGATAGCGAATACAccaatattttagttttacaatAAGCATAATTGATTCTTGATGTATGAAGAAAATGCAATGTcagtagaattttttaattgaaagaaattgaattaataaaatttaaaatttaacacaaacTATATACTTACATGTTTTGTAAATCGTGTTTCATTTTATGAAGTTTGTAgtctttttgttttgtaaaaacttttgtacattttttgcatttaattacttttattctcTTTAAAATTACCACAGCTTGAGTCATCTGAAAAAtcgttacatttattttagtaaaatattgaaaaatactaTCTAAAATAGACTAAAAATATTGCGAACTCACTTTCAATAAGTCCCCAGGTTCCATATTCTTGCgttgattttataatgtttaaaatgatgaagtgtt belongs to Papilio machaon chromosome 10, ilPapMach1.1, whole genome shotgun sequence and includes:
- the LOC123721336 gene encoding zinc finger protein 425-like; this encodes MEPGDLLKMTQAVVILKRIKVIKCKKCTKVFTKQKDYKLHKMKHDLQNIREERREKIRTFYGKKSGYKKTLQCDQCEMRFVAKSTLKAHSVLHKPFPNICGCGVGFYEKNDLESHIKLVHNKDIKNPIQKMKTSNGVQKKKKM